The DNA sequence tacataaatacacagtttCTACAGTAGAAGTGACATTAGTagtacataaatacacagtttCTACAGTAGACGTGACATTAGTagtacataaatacacagtttCTACAGTAGCCGTGACATTAGCTGATGCTGTCTTTTGTCCTCGCTGCAGACATGGCTCATTCGGGCGGCCAGCAGGGCGAGATGACAGAATACAAGAAGATTCTCATCAAACGGGACTTGGAGATGGGTGTGGTCATGACCGTGTTTCGGCAGAAAGTGGAGCGCCTGACTGTGCAGGTCATCATGGAGACACGTCAGGTGGCGTGGACGCGCACTGCAGACAAGACCGACGGTGTTTGTAAGTATCAGCGCCACTGAAGTCGGCATAGTGCGCTAACGAAGATTCAGCTGAGAACAAACCTGATCATAATTATCCGCTAATGTCTGAGTCAAAGATCATTTAGAGCCCAGACTCTAACTGTAGGAACATCTGTTCGATATTTCAATGTATCAAAGTAGCTGCTCAAAAAGATGCAACGAGACAGAAGAGTAAAAATATGTATCATTTTAAGaatataatgagaataaaattgGCTCGAGGATAGAGCCATGAGGAACACCTCAGGTTACTGTAGCAGTTTTTACAGTTAATTTGACCTGAAAACCTTTgtgattacatttgtttttagtgagtgagtgagtgagtaattTTTCCTTGCTGTagtattttatttgtgattGTATAGaactttgtgatttttaaaatctgtgattatataaataaactttacttcCTTACATAAACTTTGAGGAGAATGTCAGATAATAACCAAGTTAAAATATATTCTTCTTCTGAGATGATGATGGAACAATGAATCACATCCCTCTGCAactaaaacactgtgtgtgtgtgtgtgtgtgtgtgtgtgtgttgttttgtgtttcagtggaCTTGTTTGAGATCAGAGAAATTCGTCCTGGAAGAAACTCTAAGGACTTTGAGCGCTTCAGAGACGGGAAGGACAAACACAGCGACAGCAGCTGCTTCACCATCTTCTACGGCTCCCAGTTTGTCCTCAACACCCTGAGTCTGGGAGGTGAGCTCCTTTTGTTTATTCTTAAAGAGATTTATTCTTAAACAGGTTTTCAACGTCATCAACCCCGACATGGgattctaagatggctgccCCCTCACTGTCTGTGCTCAACCAGTGtcaacatgaaaaaagaaagacctgGCAACCTGTCGTgatttcctctttgtctttgtttattctCGATGTTTgcgattgtttttgtttttttcagctgatTCTGTGGACGAGGCTCAGAAGTGGCTGCTTGGACTAGAGCTGCTGAGGCAGGAGACGGTGGCAGCTCCCACTCCAGTCCTCATCGAGAGGTAGCTGCATGAATTCACACTCAACTTTTACTGATTCACTACAGTTTATACTTTTTCACACTCAACTTTTACTGATTCACTACACTTTTTACCTTTTCACACGCAGTTTCTACTGATTCACACTCAACTTTTACTGATTCACACTCAACTTTTACTGATTCACACTCAACTTTTACTGATTCACTACAGTTTTGACTTTTTCACACTCAGTTTCTACTGATTCACACTCAACCTTTACTGATCCACACTCAGTTTCTACTAATTCACACTCAACTATTACTGATTCACACTCAACTATTACTGATTCACACTCAACTATTACTGATTCACACTCAACCTTTAATGATTCACTAAAGTTTGGACTTTTTCACACTCAGTTTCTACTGATTTACACTCAGTTTCTACTGATTTACACAAAATGTTCACTGATTGACACGTTTTATTGATTCACTCAACTTTACTAATTCACACTATTTTTACATATTCACACTTGGTTTTACCAATTTACACTCCATTGTTTTTATGATTCCCCACTTAATTTTTACTTACACAAACTTTTCACTGATTCACACTTTTTAGTGATTCACTACAGGTTTTAACTAATCCACACTCAACTTCTACTAATTCACACTGTTTTTACTTACTCACACTTGGTTTTACctatttacacataaaaatgtatgaTACACACttaatttttactttaatttccACTAAATTTCCACTGATTCACACTTACTTTTTACTAATTCACACTCAGTTTTTACTTATTCACACTCTGGGTTACTGATTTACACTCTGGGTTACTGATTTACACTCAATTTTGACTGATTCACACTTAATTTTTACTACATTTCTTACAGATTCCCACTAGGTTTTCACTTGTTCACGCTCAATTTTGACTGATTCACATTCAGTATTCTGATTCACCCTCATTAATCCACTCActcatgtctgtgttgttttcaccACAGCTGGCTGAGGAAGCAGATGTATTCTGTTAatcagaccaaaacaaacaggTACTGTACGTATGAATCATCTCTTCACATAAATGAACAGAAAGattgattttagccacttaactcATTGACTGCTGTAGACGTCAATTCGATCACTGTTCCtaaaatggctggcagccaatgaAAAGACTCATGTTATataatctacgtcagtttaaatctacgatatctttaaggacacgtccacgtctttatctcactgtgagagagACTTTGctaacaggaaagtgaagtttgtaatgcactcactctcccacaccaaacccctgcctcgtgtggtcactttgcgtcactgaggtcaaactgAACGAAGGATTTTTTAGGCTGAATtcacaaaatgacatatttgaacTAAGTGATGGAGGctgcagtggatcgacaactcctgggtgttgtgatgttgaaatcactggttttcttttgTATGAGCATTAACAGTTTATACAGAGTAAATCTGTGTCCTTCACAGGATCTCCTTAAAGGAAATGAAAGCTCTTCTTCCTTTACTCAACTACAAGGCTCCGAGCTCTCGGGTTCTCAAAGACAAGTTCCAGGTTCAAACTTTATCTCCTCCTCACTTCACATCACGTCTTCACTGATCGCACGATTCATCCAACTGTGAACAAAGCGTCTGTTTTAGccagtgcttttattttctgttgtcaCAGGAAGTGGGAGCAAAGAAAGATCACCTGGACTTCGAGCAGTTTCATAAATTGTACAACCTTATAATGTTTGAACAGAACGAGGTGAGTCCCGATCGATCACATTGGTCAGGTATCTACTGTAAACACTGAATATGTGTTTGTAAACATGTCTGTTTTCTCAAACTCAGATCCTCGATGAGTTCAAACAGGACTCATGTGCTTTTATTCTGGGGTGAGACtgtggttttattattttaacttaacTACGAAACAGCAgccagtggtgtgtgtgtgtgtgtgtgtgtgtgtgatttcactgtgtgtctgctgttatTTCACAGTAACACAGATAAACCAGACGCCTCGGTGGTTCTGCTCCATGACTTCCAGCGATTCCTCATCTACCAGCAAAAGGTAACGCGACCTCAGCGTGAATAGCTCGTAAAGAATTGGAAGAAATCTGCAACTTTTCATAGTAACGTCACAAAAGACTTcccaggaaagtgaagtttgtaaagtccatagagaaaatcagtgattttaacatcacacacacagttgttgatccactgctgcctccatcactaagttcaaatgtcttgttttgtcacttctgcatttaaaatcttttgttcagattgacctcagtgacacaaagtgaccacacgaggcagcagtagagcagcagctcctgtgtccctgcaagctaagatcactgattttctctatgaggtttggtgtgggggagtgttTTTTTGCAAAGCAAGTCTGTTGTGACATcacttgtctttgttgtctctgctgcttttgtccCTCAGGAATCCTGGGCCTCCGATCTGAACCAGGTCAGAGAACTCATGACCACCTTCATCGACGACACCATGAGAAAAACCAACGACCCTGAGTTCACCATCGGTGAAGTAAGCTGTCGTGTTCTGTCGCATCGCTCTCCGGAGTTATTAACACAGCTCGTGACAACTTACCTGACTGACTGGTACGTCCCGTGTTCTCTCCTAGTTCCTGGGTTTCCTGTTCTCTAAGGAGAATTCTCTGTGGGACGACAAGTTCTCAGAGATGAACCACCTGGACATGAACAATCCTCTGTCCCACTACTGGATCAGCTCCTCTCACAACACGTCAGTatctgacaaaataaacacacatccacacaaacagTCTTATTACACCACTACTCTATCGTAGtactacatttttacaacaCGTGTATAACATGTCAGTACCTCGCAAACAATATTAGTTACTCAGTAGTTATTACCATTTTATTACACCAGTAAGGTCACCACACTGTTACATACGTAGTACGCAGTAGTTACTATATACCATATCATTACATGAGTAATCAGTAAAAGTATACAGTTGTTACTATGTTACTACATGATTACTCTGTAGTTACTGCCATGTTATTACATGGGTGCTCAGTTGTTGTTACATAAGTACACAATTACACTATTTGGTGTGTAGCCAGAAGTGATGAATatatttcaaaatctacttaggttccaaaatctacttatagttccaaaatctacttttagttccaaaatctacttataattccgaATTAGTTTGCTTCACTTGGTTTTTGACAGCATCGGTGAGATGGGCGCGCATGGAGTCACAGATCAATAGGGACGGAGATTTGTGGAAAAAGCCATCCGGTCTCTTGATGTAAATTAATCTCACTCATCTTTTCCTCGTCCATCCAGCCCTTCGTGTTAGCTTTGATGATGACG is a window from the Solea senegalensis isolate Sse05_10M unplaced genomic scaffold, IFAPA_SoseM_1 scf7180000016422, whole genome shotgun sequence genome containing:
- the LOC122763074 gene encoding 1-phosphatidylinositol 4,5-bisphosphate phosphodiesterase gamma-2-like, which gives rise to MAHSGGQQGEMTEYKKILIKRDLEMGVVMTVFRQKVERLTVQVIMETRQVAWTRTADKTDGVLDLFEIREIRPGRNSKDFERFRDGKDKHSDSSCFTIFYGSQFVLNTLSLGADSVDEAQKWLLGLELLRQETVAAPTPVLIESWLRKQMYSVNQTKTNRISLKEMKALLPLLNYKAPSSRVLKDKFQEVGAKKDHLDFEQFHKLYNLIMFEQNEILDEFKQDSCAFILGNTDKPDASVVLLHDFQRFLIYQQKESWASDLNQVRELMTTFIDDTMRKTNDPEFTIGEFLGFLFSKENSLWDDKFSEMNHLDMNNPLSHYWISSSHNTYLTGDQLRSESSTEAYVRCLRLGCRCVELDCWEGPGEPIIYHGWTRTTKIKFEDVVKAINDHAFVTSEFPVILSIEEHCPLEQQRQMARIFRDVFGNKLLTEPVELMAEHLPSPTQLKGKIIIKHKKLSVEGGEVTKDLRKGQKQGDLEIWDPVDQLWKKHYCVIRDDKLYYAEEEEEEEQVEDPRKYKDLH